A window of the Brassica napus cultivar Da-Ae chromosome C5, Da-Ae, whole genome shotgun sequence genome harbors these coding sequences:
- the LOC106387548 gene encoding glycerol-3-phosphate acyltransferase, chloroplastic isoform X1 translates to MTLTFYSSAATVASSPRVPFHPLASPARRGFVSFRLTAKKLPLRSHGASSLSVRAMSELVQDKESVVAASTSFTESSNTRASELNHSRTFLDARTEEDLISGINKEKEAGRLPPNVASGMEELYWNYKNAVLSSGAPGADKTVISNMSVAFDRMLLGVEDPYTFNPYHKAVREPFDYYQFVHMYISPLIDFKNSYVGNVSIFSELEDKLRQGHNVVLISNHQSEADPAVISLLLEAQCPYIGENIKCVAGDRVITDPLCKPFSMGRYRITTFLLTMTSGIPSAFRNLICVYSKKHMNDDPELVDMKRKANTRSLKEMATLLRSGSQLIWIAPSGGRDRPDPSTGEWFPAPFDASSVDNMRRLVEHSGAPGHIYPMSLLCYDIMPPPPKVEKEIGEKRLVGYHGTGLSIAPEISFSDVTADCSNPNEAKEAYSQALYKSVDEQYKTLNSAINHRRGIEASTSTVSLSQPWN, encoded by the exons ATGACTCTCACATTTTACTCCTCCGCCGCAACCGTTGCTTCCTCGCCTAGGGTTCCGTTTCACCCTCTCGCTTCTCCGGCTCGTCGCGGCTTCGTGTCCTTCAGATTAACCGCCAAGAAGCTGCCTCTTCGTTCACATGGCGCATCGTCGCTGAGTGTGAGAGCGATGTCCGAGCTCGTTCAGGATAAGGAATCTGTCGTCGCGGCTAGCACTTCTTTCACTGAGAGTAGTAATACGAGGGCGAGTGAGCTCAACCATTCCCGTACCTTCTTGGATGCGCGAACTGAAGAAG ATCTTATTTCTGGTATAAACAAGGAAAAAGAAGCTGGAAGGTTGCCTCCCAATGTTGCATCAGGGATGGAAGAATTGTATTGGAACTACAAAAATGCC GTTTTAAGTAGCGGAGCTCCAGGGGCAGATAAGACTGTTATATCAAACATGTCTGTTGCTTTCGATCGCATGCTTCTTGGTGTCGAG GATCCTTATACTTTTAATCCGTATCATAAAGCTGTGAGAGAACCATTTGACTACTACCAGTTTGTCCATATGTACATCAGTCCCCTTATTGATTTCAA AAACTCTTACGTTGGAAATGTTTCTATTTTCTCCGAGCTGGAAGATAAGCTTCGGCAG GGACACAATGTCGTGTTAATATCAAATCATCAAAGTGAAGCTGATCCAGCTGTCATTTCCTTGTTACTTGAAGCGCAATGTCCATACATAGGCGAGAACATT AAATGTGTGGCTGGTGATCGAGTCATCACTGATCCTCTTTGTAAGCCGTTTAGTATGGGAAGGTACCGTATCACAACCTTTCTTTTGACAATG ACTTCCGGGATTCCTTCTGCTTTCAGGAATCTCATATGTGTCTACTCGAAAAAGCACATGAACGATGATCCTGAGCTTGTTGATATGAAACGAAAAGCAAACACACGAAGCTTAAAGGAGATGGCTACATTGCTAAG GTCTGGCTCCCAACTAATATGGATTGCACCAAGCGGTGGAAGGGACCGCCCGGATCCTTCTACTGGGGAATGGTTTCCT GCACCCTTTGATGCTTCTTCGGTGGACAACATGAGAAGACTAGTTGAACATTCTGGTGCTCCTGGACATATCTATCCAATGTCTTTGCTTTGCTATGACATAATGCCTCCTCCACCCAAA GTTGAGAAAGAAATTGGAGAGAAAAGATTAGTTGGGTACCATGGTACCGGACTATCAATTGCTCCTGAAATCAGCTTCTCAGATGTAACGGCAGACTGCAGCAACCCGAATGAG GCGAAAGAAGCATACAGCCAAGCTCTGTACAAGTCGGTGGATGAACAATACAAGACTCTGAACTCTGCAATCAATCACAGAAGAGGAATAGAAGCATCAACTTCAACAGTATCTTTGTCACAACCCTGGAATTAA
- the LOC106387548 gene encoding glycerol-3-phosphate acyltransferase, chloroplastic isoform X2, with protein sequence MTLTFYSSAATVASSPRVPFHPLASPARRGFVSFRLTAKKLPLRSHGASSLSVRAMSELVQDKESVVAASTSFTESSNTRASELNHSRTFLDARTEEDLISGINKEKEAGRLPPNVASGMEELYWNYKNAVLSSGAPGADKTVISNMSVAFDRMLLGVEDPYTFNPYHKAVREPFDYYQFVHMYISPLIDFKNSYVGNVSIFSELEDKLRQGHNVVLISNHQSEADPAVISLLLEAQCPYIGENIKCVAGDRVITDPLCKPFSMGRNLICVYSKKHMNDDPELVDMKRKANTRSLKEMATLLRSGSQLIWIAPSGGRDRPDPSTGEWFPAPFDASSVDNMRRLVEHSGAPGHIYPMSLLCYDIMPPPPKVEKEIGEKRLVGYHGTGLSIAPEISFSDVTADCSNPNEAKEAYSQALYKSVDEQYKTLNSAINHRRGIEASTSTVSLSQPWN encoded by the exons ATGACTCTCACATTTTACTCCTCCGCCGCAACCGTTGCTTCCTCGCCTAGGGTTCCGTTTCACCCTCTCGCTTCTCCGGCTCGTCGCGGCTTCGTGTCCTTCAGATTAACCGCCAAGAAGCTGCCTCTTCGTTCACATGGCGCATCGTCGCTGAGTGTGAGAGCGATGTCCGAGCTCGTTCAGGATAAGGAATCTGTCGTCGCGGCTAGCACTTCTTTCACTGAGAGTAGTAATACGAGGGCGAGTGAGCTCAACCATTCCCGTACCTTCTTGGATGCGCGAACTGAAGAAG ATCTTATTTCTGGTATAAACAAGGAAAAAGAAGCTGGAAGGTTGCCTCCCAATGTTGCATCAGGGATGGAAGAATTGTATTGGAACTACAAAAATGCC GTTTTAAGTAGCGGAGCTCCAGGGGCAGATAAGACTGTTATATCAAACATGTCTGTTGCTTTCGATCGCATGCTTCTTGGTGTCGAG GATCCTTATACTTTTAATCCGTATCATAAAGCTGTGAGAGAACCATTTGACTACTACCAGTTTGTCCATATGTACATCAGTCCCCTTATTGATTTCAA AAACTCTTACGTTGGAAATGTTTCTATTTTCTCCGAGCTGGAAGATAAGCTTCGGCAG GGACACAATGTCGTGTTAATATCAAATCATCAAAGTGAAGCTGATCCAGCTGTCATTTCCTTGTTACTTGAAGCGCAATGTCCATACATAGGCGAGAACATT AAATGTGTGGCTGGTGATCGAGTCATCACTGATCCTCTTTGTAAGCCGTTTAGTATGGGAAG GAATCTCATATGTGTCTACTCGAAAAAGCACATGAACGATGATCCTGAGCTTGTTGATATGAAACGAAAAGCAAACACACGAAGCTTAAAGGAGATGGCTACATTGCTAAG GTCTGGCTCCCAACTAATATGGATTGCACCAAGCGGTGGAAGGGACCGCCCGGATCCTTCTACTGGGGAATGGTTTCCT GCACCCTTTGATGCTTCTTCGGTGGACAACATGAGAAGACTAGTTGAACATTCTGGTGCTCCTGGACATATCTATCCAATGTCTTTGCTTTGCTATGACATAATGCCTCCTCCACCCAAA GTTGAGAAAGAAATTGGAGAGAAAAGATTAGTTGGGTACCATGGTACCGGACTATCAATTGCTCCTGAAATCAGCTTCTCAGATGTAACGGCAGACTGCAGCAACCCGAATGAG GCGAAAGAAGCATACAGCCAAGCTCTGTACAAGTCGGTGGATGAACAATACAAGACTCTGAACTCTGCAATCAATCACAGAAGAGGAATAGAAGCATCAACTTCAACAGTATCTTTGTCACAACCCTGGAATTAA
- the LOC106433314 gene encoding uncharacterized protein LOC106433314, translating into MQLSLLELLTAYIQKVSDETVPLAQRQAIPWILWTIWKNRNMILYADTQESLIIQIQKAVEEAHLWKELNMQQQTLEILHGLNEETKKWDPPLPGYVKCNIHANWRNAKLHSGVAFIVRDQSGIVLHHARDANTFSPNRATAELRCLVWTLQSLKDLGYQDVVIGSDF; encoded by the coding sequence ATGCAGCTCTCCTTGCTGGAATTACTTACTGCTTATATTCAGAAGGTGTCCGACGAGACTGTTCCGTTAGCGCAGAGACAAGCCATCCCCTGGATTCTTTGGACGATCTGGAAAAACAGGAACATGATCCTGTATGCTGATACACAGGAGTCTCTGATCATTCAAATTCAAAAGGCGGTTGAAGAGGCCCATCTTTGGAAGGAGTTGAATATGCAGCAACAAACTCTTGAGATTCTACACGGTCTGAATGAAGAAACGAAGAAATGGGATCCACCTTTACCAGGTTATGTGAAATGCAACATCCATGCAAATTGGAGAAACGCAAAGCTTCATAGTGGAGTGGCTTTCATTGTTCGTGATCAGAGTGGCATTGTCCTCCACCATGCCAGAGACGCTAACACTTTCTCTCCGAACAGAGCAACTGCTGAACTTCGATGTCTGGTATGGACCTTACAGAGTTTGAAGGATCTGGGCTATCAGGATGTTGTGATTGGTTCAGATTTTTGA
- the LOC106433313 gene encoding alpha/beta hydrolase domain-containing protein 17C isoform X1, whose product MGCMFSHLAAKFAFFPPSPPTYHVTTTPDGKLTAVSSSTSSTFPAAGDASLDVRVVKTRRGNKVTAFYLRNHNARLTLLYSHGNAADLGQLFDLFLQLKVNLRVNLMGYDYSGYGASTGKPSEYNTYADIEAVYECLQTEYGVGQEDLILYGQSVGSGPTLHLASKLPRLRGVVLHSGILSGLRVLCHVKFKFCCDIYSNINKIKKVKCPVLVIHGTEDDVVNWLHGNRLWKMAKEPYEPLWIKGGGHCNLEIYPEYIRHLYRFIQDMENTTTKSRLKKIWQEIRRRDESKGCCSFRLCRPKCPRCPKPSCDCSCGCCKWSCPSLKGCFSCCKKPSCVSSCCKCSCLSLKGCFTCWKKPSCVSNCCFPKVKCCSCFGKPRCPKCSCWKCLKCPEPECCCCAGCFSWLCCCGGGRRKEGETRGRTTMAKSGG is encoded by the exons ATGGGGTGCATGTTCTCTCACCTCGCCGCCAAGTTCGCCTTTTTCCCTCCCTCTCCTCCCACCTACCACGTCACAACAACACCTGACGGAAAACTCACAGCCGTTTCCTCCTCCACTTCCTCAACTTTTCCCGCCGCCGGAGACGCATCGCTCGACGTCAGGGTGGTGAAGACGAGACGTGGAAACAAAGTCACAGCTTTTTACCTGAGAAACCATAACGCGAGACTCACGCTTCTGTATTCACATGGGAACGCCGCAGACTTGGGACAACTCTTCGATCTCTTCCTTCAACTCAAAGTCAATCTCCGAGTCAATCTCATGGG GTATGATTATTCAGGATACGGAGCTTCTACCGGTAAG CCGAGTGAGTACAATACATATGCGGATATTGAGGCGGTTTACGAGTGTTTGCAGACAGAATATGGGGTTGGGCAAGAAGATTTGATCTTGTATGGTCAATCCGTTGGCAGTGGACCGACTTTGCACCTTGCTTCTAAGCTTCCTCGGCTTAGAGGTGTGGTCCTTCATAGTGGCATTCTCTCTGGTCTTCGTGTTCTCTGTCACGTCAAGTTCAAGTTTTGTTGCGACATTTATTCG AACATAAACAAGATCAAGAAGGTGAAATGTCCGGTTCTTGTCATACAC GGAACAGAGGATGATGTGGTAAATTGGCTACACGGAAACAGACTATGGAAGATGGCAAAGGAACCGTATGAACCGCTTTGGATAAAAGGTGGTGGACATTGCAACCTCGAGATTTATCCGGAATACATTAGACATCTCTATCGGTTTATACAAGACATGGAGAATACAACCACTAAATCTCGTCTCAAGAAGATTTGGCAAGAAATCCGTAGAAGAGACGAATCCAAAGGATGTTGTAGTTTTAGACTGTGCAGACCGAAATGCCCTCGGTGTCCTAAACCTAGTTGCGATTGTAGCTGCGGTTGTTGCAAGTGGTCATGTCCGTCGTTGAAGGGATGTTTCTCTTGCTGTAAGAAACCGAGCTGTGTTAGTAGCTGTTGCAAGTGCTCGTGTCTGTCGTTGAAGGGGTGTTTCACTTGCTGGAAGAAACCGAGCTGTGTTAGTAATTGCTGCTTTCCCAAGGTTAAATGCTGCAGTTGCTTTGGGAAGCCTAGATGTCCGAAATGCTCTTGTTGGAAATGTCTAAAATGCCCTGAACCCGAGTGTTGTTGCTGTGCTGGTTGTTTTAGCTGGCTGTGTTGTTGTGGCGGAGGGAGGAGGAAGGAGGGCGAGACGAGAGGAAGGACTACGATGGCTAAGAGTGGAGGGTAA
- the LOC106433313 gene encoding uncharacterized protein LOC106433313 isoform X2, with product MGTPQTWDNSSISSFNSKSISESISWGMIIQDTELLPPSEYNTYADIEAVYECLQTEYGVGQEDLILYGQSVGSGPTLHLASKLPRLRGVVLHSGILSGLRVLCHVKFKFCCDIYSNINKIKKVKCPVLVIHGTEDDVVNWLHGNRLWKMAKEPYEPLWIKGGGHCNLEIYPEYIRHLYRFIQDMENTTTKSRLKKIWQEIRRRDESKGCCSFRLCRPKCPRCPKPSCDCSCGCCKWSCPSLKGCFSCCKKPSCVSSCCKCSCLSLKGCFTCWKKPSCVSNCCFPKVKCCSCFGKPRCPKCSCWKCLKCPEPECCCCAGCFSWLCCCGGGRRKEGETRGRTTMAKSGG from the exons ATGGGAACGCCGCAGACTTGGGACAACTCTTCGATCTCTTCCTTCAACTCAAAGTCAATCTCCGAGTCAATCTCATGGG GTATGATTATTCAGGATACGGAGCTTCTACCG CCGAGTGAGTACAATACATATGCGGATATTGAGGCGGTTTACGAGTGTTTGCAGACAGAATATGGGGTTGGGCAAGAAGATTTGATCTTGTATGGTCAATCCGTTGGCAGTGGACCGACTTTGCACCTTGCTTCTAAGCTTCCTCGGCTTAGAGGTGTGGTCCTTCATAGTGGCATTCTCTCTGGTCTTCGTGTTCTCTGTCACGTCAAGTTCAAGTTTTGTTGCGACATTTATTCG AACATAAACAAGATCAAGAAGGTGAAATGTCCGGTTCTTGTCATACAC GGAACAGAGGATGATGTGGTAAATTGGCTACACGGAAACAGACTATGGAAGATGGCAAAGGAACCGTATGAACCGCTTTGGATAAAAGGTGGTGGACATTGCAACCTCGAGATTTATCCGGAATACATTAGACATCTCTATCGGTTTATACAAGACATGGAGAATACAACCACTAAATCTCGTCTCAAGAAGATTTGGCAAGAAATCCGTAGAAGAGACGAATCCAAAGGATGTTGTAGTTTTAGACTGTGCAGACCGAAATGCCCTCGGTGTCCTAAACCTAGTTGCGATTGTAGCTGCGGTTGTTGCAAGTGGTCATGTCCGTCGTTGAAGGGATGTTTCTCTTGCTGTAAGAAACCGAGCTGTGTTAGTAGCTGTTGCAAGTGCTCGTGTCTGTCGTTGAAGGGGTGTTTCACTTGCTGGAAGAAACCGAGCTGTGTTAGTAATTGCTGCTTTCCCAAGGTTAAATGCTGCAGTTGCTTTGGGAAGCCTAGATGTCCGAAATGCTCTTGTTGGAAATGTCTAAAATGCCCTGAACCCGAGTGTTGTTGCTGTGCTGGTTGTTTTAGCTGGCTGTGTTGTTGTGGCGGAGGGAGGAGGAAGGAGGGCGAGACGAGAGGAAGGACTACGATGGCTAAGAGTGGAGGGTAA